The genome window TCACATATAAAAACGACAACATCGGAAGCAACAATCGCAAcgcatgttttttttttgtaaaaatagcTCAATTTTGCATGTAAAACCAGCTACAAGTATACTTGAATTGAATAAAGAAATTGTGTTATTAAAGATCCACATTGAAACTAATATCCcagtttttttatatattaaacatAAAGTCGAGTCAATCCCTGTACTTCCATTCATTGTTCATGAAAATCTCATTCCAATCTCTCTCTGATCGATTTCAATAACATCCAATAACTATGAAGTTAGTGTACACTGTGATTGGGTTTGCCATTTTAGCCCTTTGCTAGCAGCCTTATGAAAATGAATGAGCTTATTCACTCTCCAATGTTACATTCACTTACAACGGAGAATGAAACATTTAAAAGAGACACAAATAAAGAATATGAACTATAAAGACTAATCAATCCCATTTTCCAAGTAAACGAACCAAATGGTTAGACAGCAAAATTTCCTATGTTATAAACAGGCCAACAAGTCACATTCTTCAAAATCCTTGGTGTCAGCTCACCAATATTAAGAAGAAAAGTTGCCAGGTCAATGCAGTCTGACAAAATGAAATTACAGATCGTAACAAAGAAAAGCATAGTAAGTTACGTAAACAAGTATCCAAGTGAACAAGGTCAAATACAATCCGATAACAGCATTCAACATAGAAAAATGTGACCTCTTACACAATCACTAACATATCTTTCCCTGAATCAAGAAGCCCTGACCTAATAATTTGACTGATTCCTAACAGTTAGCCCACAGATGTTAAAGAAATTGACAGGATCAGCAAGACCACCTGATCCTATGATAACTCAAGTTACTCAACATGATTGCAACCAAACTGCAATGGATCTCAATCAATTTTTGACATGTCCAGTGGTCCAATTAGTTATCAACCAGCTAAGAGAATCCCAGACAATCCCAATCTTATGCAACACACTTATATTTGCATTAATTTTAAGAGAACACATTAGCAATCATATCCAGTCAATCCAACCAGTTCCATTCCCAAATTCTACTACCCATCAGGGTCTTGCAAAATTTAATTCAAGCAGCTTCAGAAGGATATGATAAACAATTGTCTTTGAATTTAAAAGATCTTATGAATCCCATTTTCCTACCATTGCACTTTTGTTAGCAATATTTTGCATGGCATTTTCTAATAGAGAATACGTTTTCATTATATCAAGcaggaaaaaaaaagagtatgCAGGATATACCATAAAGATAAAGATCTAATTAAAATTCAGGTCTTCTCAATGTTTGACAATACTATAGTCCAACCTATCATTTGAAGCAACAGAGTTGACAAGTATAGGTATCAATCGGTTATAACACAATTTCTAAAACCCAATTCACATGATCTTTCTCTTACCTCTTTATGATCTATTATTTTTTAACTGAATCAGATATTACACAAGGATCAAATATAATCCTTAGTTTAAAGAAAGAGAAACAGTCATGTGAACCAATTCATTGAAGTGCAACCCCATTCAGATCAACAGGAGACGACTCAAGTAGAGAGGTTTGATTTTTATATGCAAATTTAAAATCTTCTGACCCTGGCCAGGAAGATCACAGAACTATGTGAAAACACAACAGACTAACAAGATGATAGGAAAATCAAACACACGGAATTTCTCAGGGTATCTTGTGAAAGGTTGGAAATAAACATGATATCTAAGAAGTTTCCCCCACATGCTATGCCCAAAAGTTAAGATAGAGTTGTCATCATGCACAAACATCCAAGGGTttgttatataaatataaatgacaATTTGAGTAAATCCTAACAAAAAAGGCCATGACTCATGTTTATGTGCAAAAGAAAACACACAAATAGCAGACAACAATGACGATGATCCCTTTAATGTATAACACTAAAAGACAAAAAGTCATCAATCAAGGAAAAAAAAGGTTTTGACGATGACGAAATAGATGCTGCATATGAAATGTTAAAATGACTAGAGTCCTTGGGATTAGCACAACTTTTAGTTTGGATCATCCTGCATTTCCACATCAACTATTCTTAAATTTGTAGCACAGAAAGGATcactatgctttgaaatattcttcCAAGTGTAAAGAGAGGGAACTTAAGTTTCCAATTAGTCAATGAAATATGTAAACTTCACTTGAGTGACCACAATCTAGTATCAGAGTGGAGAAGACAAGAGAAGAGGAACATTTCATATATGCAAACGAATGAAGTTCCAATATTCAGACTTAGATTACATGAAGAATGATGCCAGGCACTAACCAAGGGACGCAATAAGCTGAAAATAAGCAATAGTTTGAAGTGTAAATCTACAGAGCAATATGCCTAGAAAATATAACATGAGCTACACCAAAGTGAATTACATCAATGTCAGGTATCCAAACATAATGCTGGTGCAAGAAAACTCATAAACCAGCATAACAAAGTGTTGAGAAACTAATTTTCTTGGAACACAAAAAACATCTCAATGTTAATAATAGAAAGCAAGGACTGAATAACATACATAATATTGTCAAAGGCACTAGGCACTGTGAGGCACTAAGATCCCAAATTACGTGGGAGCTAAGTGCTAACCAAGCAAAACAAGATGCTTACCTTACAAAATTTGTAAAGAAgataataaagaaaaataataatcattataacaataattttaatcaaaataagttgCAAATTATTTTGGAGGACACCTTTTGCACAATAATCTATTTTTACCTCTTGACTTTGTTATTATGCTTGAAAAATATTTCTGCTATTAGTTTTATTATAAAACATGCAACTGACAATATAAGGGTCTTTGGATCCTCTTAATAGTTGTATGTCCATCCAAGATACTTTTTATGTTTCTTCATGATAATTCTTCTGGCATACCTATAGTTACCATTGTACCAAAAATGCAATTTGAATTTCTCTGTTAAATTGATTaattaacagagagagagagagagagagagagagagaacatgagagggagagaagaagatGGATGAGAGTGAAGAGGACAACAGCATCAATATTCCACTTACAAAGAGTGAAGCAGAGAAGAATGAAAAGTAGAAGGAAAAGGAGAATCATTACTTACAAGGAATCTGACGCCCCCAAAGTGGAACTATTCCTTTATATAGTCTGCAGCAGAACAATAGTTAGAATAAGAAAAATTGTAACAGAAACGATAAACAACTAAACCACATGGATGAAAAGTAAAATGACAAAAACAAAAACGTACCCCATAACaccttcagatttgacaaatttaGGCAACCCATCACTCAATCCCCTTGCAAAACCAGGCTGTGTCTGGACCCGAACCTTCACAGCTTCAAAGGGGCAGAGAGCTACATCAGCAATCACTTCAGCAGAAGCAGACCCAGCAAGATAGATCAAAGTCTTATACTTGGCGGCATACTCTGGCCCCGCTATATCTGAATAGTACTTCTTGAAGTACTCATAAAACCCAAACTTGCATGCCCCCTGGGCGCTGTATCCAAGCAGAGTAGGTACCCAGCCCCTAAAGAAACCCCTGATCCCTTGTTCTTTAAGCAAGACTCCAAATCCTGAAGAGATGCTTTTGTACTTAGCTGGGTCGATCTAGAAGATGCCAGCAAGACTTATGGTCAAATAGATCcattgaaaaatataaaataaacatcaATCCAGTCAACGAAACACATTCATCAATAGTGAATATGGCATAGATTAACCAATCAAGGCCTGAAATTTACTTGCACCAACTTATATCGAACACCAAACATTTCTATCGAGACTTAACCGCCGACACATGAGAACTGTATTTAATCGCGCAGATCAATCTACAGAATATAATTTCACAAAACAGAAGatgaatcatggaaacagaaagaCTGGAATGCAACATATCATCAGGACGACGTAGTTGAAGAAAAATTAACCAATGTGGCCAAAGCCGAAGCACGGTAATTTGAAGGAGAACCAACAAATCAGTAAGTATAAATCAGGAAATAAGCATCAACTATCCAAAGAAGTCGGATCATGTAAATCGAAAACTGCCACTGAAATAGAAGCTaccaaatgaaaattttaatccAAAAGgcaaataagaaaaaggaaaagtaaCTAAAATTATCGAAGAAAAGAACTAATCGAGCGAAATAAAAACAGAAAATCCCCACAAGAACACTTAAGGCAGACCAATGGACTGGTAACCTCTAAATCCCAGTACCATAGATCGACTGCTTCGACAAAGCCGACGCATCTCACCTGCATATTACACTTGACGAGGTCAAGCGGAGTGACGGCCATGTGGGTGAGGCCGCAGCTGGCGATGCCGCCGGCGGTACAGGCGGCGTAGAACATGGGCGAGTACATCTCGATTTTTCCGGGCTCGTTGGGCGCCTGGGCAACGACTGGGGCTGGCGAGGCGGCAATGCCCGCCGTCACCGGTGAGGCAGTGGTCCCCCCCAGGATCCGGTCCAGGGCTCGGGTTCCGGAGGCCGGGGTGGGCGAGTACAGGAAGGTCGGGAGGAGGGATTGGTGAGATCTCTCTGTCAGATCCATTGCAACTCCCCTCGATTTCGTTTTAGGGTTCGGATCAAAGAGGAGCCTGAGATGGAGGAGAGAGCCAATGCGATGGCTCTCTTGCCCCTCTTCTTCTCACTCGTGAGTGTGACGGACGCGAAAAGAGTTTTGGTGCACCCCCCAATTTTTAGGGCGCGGTGGTGTTCGCTAAATTGTCGGACTTAAAAGACGCAAGAGTTCCCGGCATCCTTAAGGAATTACTTATATAGACagtattcgtggaaaattgatagGAGTGGCAATATTGGCAATAAACGAATATGCGAGGTAATATTCGGAGGCGCGGTCTACGCCTCTTCTTTTGCCCAATTAAAGGCCGAATTCTTCGACAGAGATCGGAGGATGCGATTCATCGACAAAAAAATGTTCAGATGGACGGTGGGAGATGATGTATTCGATTAAAGAATATTATGTTAAATTGAGATTGGGCTTAAGTTTCGTATATTGGGCCTAAATTGGgccgcatttggtttggtgttgcgaCCTCACAGAATCGTTTCTTTGCTTCCTCACACGTTCCTCCCCGTCGCGGGCGGCAAACAAACGAGGAAGTCTGCGACTGGAAGCCACAGCAGCCACCCCATGGCAGAATCGCTTCCTGCATATCCGTAAGCTATCCTTTTCCATCCCTCCCATGCCTTCTCAACTCCATATATAAATCCATCCTCCGTCACCTCCCTTTCTTCCACACACCGCCTTCTCTTTAGCCAAATAAGAAGCAAACAGCACTGCCGCGACTCCATGTCTCTGCGCCCCTCGGCTCCCAGGACCTGCCGCCTCTTCTGGTGCTACCAGTGTCACCGCGCCGTCCGCATCATCTGCTCCCCGGCCGCCGACGTCCTCTGCCCCCGCTGCTACGGCCGCTTCCTGCACGAGATCGACTTGCCCCGCCCCCGCCTCGTTGTCGAGCTCACCCCCGTCCGCCCCCTCCGCGACCACCCTCTCTTCCCCCCGCCCGCATGGCGCCGCTACGCCGAGCTCGACCGTGTCCGGCAGCTGGACTCCGACGACGGCCGCCGCAACCCCTCCGGTTCTTGGATCGTCTTCAGGAGGACCACGGATGACCGCCCCGTCGACCCTGGCCCTCGGCGTCCCCTGACCCCCGCTCCTCCTCGCCGAGAAGAGCCGTCGATTCCTGCGGCGGTGCGCCCGGCTGACTACTACACCGGTCCTAATTTGAACGAGCTGATCAATGAGCTCACCCAGAACGACCGCCCGGGGCCACCGCCCGCGCCGGCTCCGGCTATCGAGGCAATGCCGACTGTCTCCATAACGGAGGCCCACCTGACCGACGGCTCGCAGTGCCCGGTCTGTAAGGAGGAGTTCAGCCTCGGCGAGGAAGCGAGGGAGATGCCCTGCAATCATGTTTACCATTCCGAATGCATCGTTCCATGGCTCAGCATGCACAATTCGTGCCCGGTATGCCGGTTTCAGCTGCCGGGTGCGGGGAACGGCGGCGGGCAGGAGAACAGAGCTAGTGGCAGCTCGAACACAGGCAGTGGTCGGAGCCGCCGACAGGACCGATGGAACCCCTTCTTCCAGCTGTGGCCCTTTCGAGAGTCTTTGCACACCGGGGACTACCAGTACCGGGGACTCGAGGAGCACGAAGACATTTTTAGTAGCCCTGGTGGTAATGATTCGAGAGTCCTTCCAGCTTTTCTTCTCATCTCCTTGTATTTCTGCGTCTTCTCATACTTCCTTTGAAACAACTGCACAATTTCACACTTGGGAAAGTTGGAGGTCTCAGCATCATCATGCAGAATGTTATTACATGAACTCTATATCTGATCATGTATTTACAGCATATAAAGCTTAAAAATCTTGCAAAGGTGATTTCTTTTTGCCTTTTATGTCATATGTTTACTAATATGGTGCATAAAGTTGTTATTATATCAAGCATCGTATATTATCTTTCCTAATCTGTGTTTATTAATTGTTAAGAGTGTGACTAATGATTGATTTTTCTCAGCCTTCTATTCATGGTGGCGCTCTTTATTTCTTCTCTAGCAGTTCTTCTAGTGGTGGAGTCATTCTCAAAAGGCCAAAGGGAGGCCTGCTTAGTGGACAGTTAAGTCTTTCCCTTGAACCCTTTTCTAGTGTTTGTCATTCTGTGCATTTGGCATCTGATACCTTACCTTCTTAGCTACTCAAGCTCTAATTGCACCTTGTAATAATGCCTCTTTAGAATGTCCATCTTCCTATTATAGGTTATATTTTGCATATATTTCCAGGTTATGATCTTGTTTGGAGATGAAAATTAAAGTTATCATGGAAAGCATGTAATTAGAGTGTTTATTACTGATAGATGAGTTAGCATACACAAATTGTTATCTGATAGAAGAATTCAATATGAGCTTATAGCTAATTTAGCTTTGCTCAAGTTCTACACTAGTTTAATTACATAAATTTgtgcatgatatatttttttccaTGTTAATCTGCAAAGAAGGCAAGCAAATGATGAAGGTAATATGGCTGTGCAGTCGTCAAACGAAGGCTGGGAATGCTGATCCCAGA of Musa acuminata AAA Group cultivar baxijiao chromosome BXJ1-7, Cavendish_Baxijiao_AAA, whole genome shotgun sequence contains these proteins:
- the LOC135583476 gene encoding probable E3 ubiquitin-protein ligase RHC1A — translated: MSLRPSAPRTCRLFWCYQCHRAVRIICSPAADVLCPRCYGRFLHEIDLPRPRLVVELTPVRPLRDHPLFPPPAWRRYAELDRVRQLDSDDGRRNPSGSWIVFRRTTDDRPVDPGPRRPLTPAPPRREEPSIPAAVRPADYYTGPNLNELINELTQNDRPGPPPAPAPAIEAMPTVSITEAHLTDGSQCPVCKEEFSLGEEAREMPCNHVYHSECIVPWLSMHNSCPVCRFQLPGAGNGGGQENRASGSSNTGSGRSRRQDRWNPFFQLWPFRESLHTGDYQYRGLEEHEDIFSSPGAFYSWWRSLFLL
- the LOC103991547 gene encoding mitochondrial phosphate carrier protein 3, mitochondrial, with amino-acid sequence MDLTERSHQSLLPTFLYSPTPASGTRALDRILGGTTASPVTAGIAASPAPVVAQAPNEPGKIEMYSPMFYAACTAGGIASCGLTHMAVTPLDLVKCNMQIDPAKYKSISSGFGVLLKEQGIRGFFRGWVPTLLGYSAQGACKFGFYEYFKKYYSDIAGPEYAAKYKTLIYLAGSASAEVIADVALCPFEAVKVRVQTQPGFARGLSDGLPKFVKSEGVMGLYKGIVPLWGRQIPYTMMKFASFETVVEMIYKYAIPTPKDQCSKTRQLGISFAGGYIAGIFCAIVSHPADNLVSFLNNAKGATVGDAVKKLGLWGLFTRGLPLRIVMIGTLTGAQWGIYDAFKVMVGLPTTGGVSPAPELAKLKAA